The nucleotide window GATAGGCTTGGGAGGTCAAATCATGGAAGTATTAAAACAACGAATTTTACAAGAAGGTGTTGTCATCTCGGATCAGGTATTGAAGCTGGATGGTCTGTTGAACCACCAGATTGATCCTGCATTGACGATGGAGATGGGACGGGAGTTTGCTGCACGGTTTCGTGAAAGTGGAGTAACTCGGGTAATTACGGTAGAATCCTCAGGGATTCCCGTTGCTTTTGCCGCAGCTCATGAACTTGGGGTGCCGCTTGTATTCGCCCGTCGCAAAAAAACGCTTCTGGCTGATCCTGATGCCTACTGTGAACGTGTACCGTCCTTTACCAAAGGAATCGTAACAGACATTATGGTATCCCGCGAGTTCATTCATGAGAATGACCGTATTCTGTTCATTGATGATATCATCGCCAATGGAGATGCCGCTCGTGGAGTCATTAAGATTATTGAGCGTTCCGGGGCGGAACTCGTCGGATTCGGCGTTGTGGTCGAGAAAAGTTTTCAGGCAGGGGCACGCACGATTCGTGAACAGGGTATTCCGGTGGAAGCCTTGGTACGTATTCGTTCCCTGAACGATGGAACAGTACAATTTGACGATAACGAAATGTGACATTTTAAAGGAATAGGGCCTATTTTTTGAACTATGCCTTTGCATGACCGCGGATTTCATTTATAATGGGGTTATGTTAGGGAGAGGAGGCAACACCATGGGGAACCAACCGGCAACAGAACAATTTTTCATTGATAAGCTGGCGGAATCGAAAGTTCATTTTGAACGTGCCCTGGATTGTAAACATACGGAATTCGATGACCTTTATCCCTATATGATTGAACATCCTCAATTTTTCTGGTACAAACGCTATGTTGCCTGGTCAGAATTACTGACGATTGTAGGCTTGTGCGAAGAGTTGTCCTTCTCTTGGAAAGAACAATTTACACCGCATCAAGTGGAGTACCTTGAAGAACGTGTGATGTCCGCCAAAGTGCTTGATTTTTGGTTCGAGAAGAACGACAGCAAAGAGCACGCGCAGCGGTAACTCTCAGTCGGGACATAATTTCGAATGACATGACAGTCCAATACAGTCACGTGAGACCTAAATGACATTTCATTTAGGTCTCTTTTTGTAAATAAATTTGGAATATAGGAGCCATGAACATGATTAGTGATACAGAATTGGACGCCCTGCGTCTGTCAGGTGAGAAAGTAAGAGTAGTACGGGACGAGCTGGAATCGAACGATGTGACCGGGATTGTGGTTGCCTGGGATGGCGAGCAGGTACTTATCCGGCGGCAGAATCGACGTGTCGTCAAGCTGGATCGCAGTTACCGATATCAGTTGTTCAGCGAGCCGCGCCAGAGTGCACTTAGTGAGTAACCACTTATAGTCACGGCAGAACCATGAACGTTTAATTGTTTGGAATTACCATGATTTCTTGGCATAATTGGCTCACTCGGGAGAGAAGATAGGTACAGTGAGGATAATCTGTAACTATAGCCGAGAGGGTGTGCTACAAGCCATGACATTGATGAATGATAAAGTTCATGCCTACAAGGATCAGATTGGAGCATTAAGCGATGTGCTGCCAGGAGTGGTAAATTCGTATCATGAGTTTACTGGAGAATGTTTTCAGCCTGGCGTGATTGATGCGAAGACAAAACAGCTGATTGCACTCGGCATTGGATTGTTCGCCAACAATGAGGTATGTACCTTCTACCATGTAGAAGAAGCCCGTGCTAAGGGCGCTACAGATCAGGAAATCATGGAGACCGTTGCCGTCGCTGGAGCTGTTGGAGGCGGACATGCCCTGTCTCAGGGCGCGTTGCGAGTGCAGAAGGCGTTGCAGTAAGTCTTAAGGAAATAATGTGAAAAATAAAACATGGTCATACCCTGTTAGTTACAGGAGTATGACCATGTTTTATTTAAAGTTCATCTTTACTTGTTTTACTGTTAAGTGTTTTATTGTATTTGTCCACGTCCGCAAATATTTCCATTACAGAATAGCGTGCCTTATAATTTATTAATGATGATTTAGTCCGATATTCAATGGTGGATCGGTCACTGGTCCAAATATAAATAAAAGCGTTATTATAGCTTTCGAGCTCTGGTTTACCATATTTGTTCGTAAGCTCTTCCAAAATTTCATCAGACTCCGGATTAGTTAAAGTGCCAAAATCGTAACTTGCTTCAATCAGTAAGTAATCGTCCAAAGGATATTCATATGCTTGTTTCATCATGTCCTCTAATTGCTCATCCAATGTCTTTCGTATCTCGTCTTTTCTTGCATCTGTCGTATTTACGTTATCAAGTTCCTCGCGCAATTTGTTGTTATCTTCTATTTTTTCTGATATTCCTTCATTATCCAATAAATTAGTAAAGGTGTATTCTGCGTCTACTGTCTTACCCAGAACCACCACATCGGAATAATTAATACTTTTTTCATGATCATTATGTACTTTTTCTTCATAGTTTGTGTTTCCGTTTTTTTCTTCAGATGAAATGACCTTGTTTATTTTACTCCCCCAAGAAACTTCTCTGAAATCTTTAACTGTTTCACTACTACATCCTAAACTTGCTAGTACTAGCATAAAGAAGGTTAAAATTAACATGATCTTTTTCAATTGTTCTCCTCATCTCCGTTTTATTTCCCTAAAATATTTTACATTGTTTAAGAAAGCAGTTGAAGACAAAAAATGGTTAAACAAAAAAGGCATCAGGTTATAAACCGATGCCTTTTAGTGTATGAATTACATTTTACCCAACATTTTATCGTACATAAATTGTCCAGTTACCCGACGTGCTGTCACGTAGCGATCATTGAAGTATGGATTCGATAACTTAGTAATGCTTACGCCTTTACTACTGGAGGCATGTGCGAATTGTCCGCCGCCAATATATACACCTGTATGTGAAATGCCTTTGCCCATCGTATTGAAGAACACCAGATCACCTGTGCGAATGTTACTTTTGGATACCGGAGTACCTGCTTTGGCTTGCTGCTGCGAAGTACGTGGCAATTCAATGCTGTATTTGTTGAAAAGATATCTCATAAACCCGGAACAGTCGAAGCCGGCTACAGTCGTGCCACCCCACTTGTAAGGTATACCTGTCATGTTGTTCACTACGGAGTTGATACTGCTTGCCTCTGTGCTTGTAGCCCCGGATGTAAATAGTACAGCTGCTCCAAAAATGGAGATAATCAGTTTTTTCAAAATCAATGTTCTCCCTTCGATGCCTACGGAGTTAGCTAAGGGTTCGGTAGAAGGTTCCCTATATTTCCTATGTATAAGAATAATTCACCCAAAATGGTTCCCCCGTTTTCAAACATGAAACTCGGCAATGAATAATTAAGTTTTTGTAACTATTTGAAACTATATTGCATAAATGCGTAATTGTCAAACCCATTTAAACCCCTTCGTAATACCTCAATGTTAGCGGAATTACGGTTTTTATATGAAAGCAGGGATCAAGTTTGGGTATCATTCATGACAAAAACGTCATTATTGATTCGCTTAAGACGATTTTGGACAAATAAATAGGTTTGTCATGAGTTAAAAGAACTATTCCGTAATGTTCAATTTAAGAGATTATATTCATTAAGTTGCATATATTGACAAAAATCGATTTTTTGCATATTATCTTCTTATCCGATCCACATATTGGGTGAAAATTGATTTTATTGTGTTATAAATTCAAATAAAGGAGGTTAAGGGACTAGTATCATAAGTAAGGTAGAAGTGGGAGATTTATAAAAACAAACATAGGAGAGTGTTATCTTTGAAAGCAAAAAAAATAGTTACTTTTATTCTGGCATGCACGATGGTCTTCTCAGCAGTTGGAATGGTGGTTCTTCCTGTAACAACGGTGTCAGCTGCTGATGCAACAGGTACGACAGCAAGTATTTCTGATATTCTGAAGAACCAGCGGCCAGATGGAGGTTGGAGAAAAGACTATAAACAAACAAGTGGAGAATGGGCGAAGTCCACCATTGACAACAAGGCTACATACTCAGAAATTAGAAGATTGGCGAAGGAATTCAAAAAGACCAATGATCCGCGTTATTCCACAGCTGCAATCAAAGGAATTAACTTTTTGATCAACATGCAGTATTCAAACGGCGGATGGCCACAAGTCTACCAAAGCTCGGGATATCACAAACACATCACTTACAATGATGATGCGATGATTAATGTAATGATCATGCTGGATGAAGTAGCAACACGCAAAGGTGACTTCTCGTTTATCGACAGCACACTTGCTAACCGTAGTAAAAATTCAGTTGCCAAAGGTGTGGATGCGATTCTGAATACACAGGTCGTTGCAGGCGGTAAGCTGACAGTATGGGGACAACAACATGATTCCAGTTCCCTTAAACCGGCAAGCGCAAGAATCTATGAAGTACCCTCGTTGACGGCTGGAGAGAGTGTAACGATTGTTAAATTCCTCAAAACCAGACCTGCTAACGCTAAAATTACAGCATCCATTAAAGCAGCTGAGGCTTGGTTTAACAAAGTGAAAATTACAGGCTACAAGTATGAAAGAGCAAACGGAGACAGCAAAATTATCGCTGATTCCAAAGCTGCACCGATCTGGGCTCGCTTCTATGAAGTGGGAACGGATAAACCGATCTTTATTGGTCGTGACGGGGTAGTTAGATACAAATTAAGTGATATTGATAAAGAAAGAAGAGGCGGTTATGCATGGTATGGCAACTGGCCTTCCAAGCTGTAATTCGTAATAAGCCTCAGGTTTCATAGAGTTAATCCCTAGTAACGATAAGTAAAGCCCGAACCAGACAAGGACGTCTGGTTCGGGCTTTATTGTTATTACTTTCAGTGTTGACACGATAGATTGCACATGATATATTATTTCTTGTCGCCGAGATACATATCACGGAGATACATATTATGCGGTCGTGGCGGAATTGGCAGACGCGCACGGTTCAGGTCCGTGTGGGCTAACCCCCGTGGAGGTTCGAGTCCTCTCGACCGCATCGAAAAAAAGGTTCCTCGTTAGGCTAACGCCTTCGAGGAACCTTTTTGTTTTGTACATAAACAACTTGTATCGTCAAATGAGTTACTGAGCGGACACCTGGATACTATCGATATTCGGACCTTCAGTACCGGTCGTGACTACTTTAATGGTATTGGTTCCCGAGTTCATGGGTACTTGAATTGTTTTTTCACCCCAGGTGGACCAGCTACCCGTTGCAGAAAATGGGGTATTGCTGATCACTTTGGTTCCATTCACGAAAACATCAAGGTTACGGGTGCCACTTTCCAACGCATAACGAAACTTTACGTTTTTGGTGCCGCTTATCGTATTGTTGATGTTATTCCATTGAATGCCCGAGTTCGTCAACGCATTGAAATTAATATACCCTGAGCCTGTGTAGCCGGGATAGATCATCTCAATTGCAGCATCGGAGAGCGTCGTTCCTGTCTCTGCTTCATACGTCGTGCCACTACCTGTATTGCCACCACCACTGCCCGTAAAATTAGCAACAAACGTGGTCACACTTTGAGCTGGGAGTTGAGCAGTAAAGGCTGCATTGGACAACGTAATTGGTGCTCCGCTTGCCAGATTACGACTACTATCGGTTACCCATGAGGATACTGTGGAAGCATTACCGTTTTGCAAAACAAATTTCTGACTCGTTGCAGAAGTGCTTCGGTTAATCGCTACAATGACAACTTTGTTATCCCCCTTGTAGGCAGAAACAAATGTGTTCGTATCCGGGTTCTTGGTGGCATCTACTCTAAGATAGCCTGGACGTACAAATTTGGAGAAGTGAGCCATATTATAACCGCGTTTGCTAATCGTTCCGTCCTCTTTCATCGGACCATACTGTCTGCGGATGTACCACCATACATAAGCCTGGAAATCCCCTTCGACCATAGCGCTGTGCATGTGATAGGAAACGTCAAGCGCTTCGGGCCAGCGGTCTGCGGAGTTACTATCGCTATTCGGATAATAGACTTCAGTCATCCAGAGTTCTTTACCGGCGCCTTTTTGCTTGAAGAGTGGATATGCAAAATCTTTGATCTGGGTCCCGTATGTGTGTGCTCCCAGAATGTCCATATTAGCGAGTGCCTGCGGGTCGTTCAGAATGGGGTCAGATATGTTTTTGAGATACTGGAATGACTCGGGTGCCATCACTTTTGTACCTTGAATGGAGCCTGCATTCTCTTTCATAAAACGAAGGATCTCCTGAGGTGTCCACCAGGTCCAGTCGTGTGCATAGTCGGGCTCATTTTGTACCGAAATG belongs to Paenibacillus sp. FSL H8-0079 and includes:
- a CDS encoding xanthine phosphoribosyltransferase encodes the protein MEVLKQRILQEGVVISDQVLKLDGLLNHQIDPALTMEMGREFAARFRESGVTRVITVESSGIPVAFAAAHELGVPLVFARRKKTLLADPDAYCERVPSFTKGIVTDIMVSREFIHENDRILFIDDIIANGDAARGVIKIIERSGAELVGFGVVVEKSFQAGARTIREQGIPVEALVRIRSLNDGTVQFDDNEM
- a CDS encoding carboxymuconolactone decarboxylase family protein, with the protein product MTLMNDKVHAYKDQIGALSDVLPGVVNSYHEFTGECFQPGVIDAKTKQLIALGIGLFANNEVCTFYHVEEARAKGATDQEIMETVAVAGAVGGGHALSQGALRVQKALQ
- a CDS encoding C40 family peptidase yields the protein MKKLIISIFGAAVLFTSGATSTEASSINSVVNNMTGIPYKWGGTTVAGFDCSGFMRYLFNKYSIELPRTSQQQAKAGTPVSKSNIRTGDLVFFNTMGKGISHTGVYIGGGQFAHASSSKGVSITKLSNPYFNDRYVTARRVTGQFMYDKMLGKM
- the pelA gene encoding pectate lyase, with product MLSLKAKKIVTFILACTMVFSAVGMVVLPVTTVSAADATGTTASISDILKNQRPDGGWRKDYKQTSGEWAKSTIDNKATYSEIRRLAKEFKKTNDPRYSTAAIKGINFLINMQYSNGGWPQVYQSSGYHKHITYNDDAMINVMIMLDEVATRKGDFSFIDSTLANRSKNSVAKGVDAILNTQVVAGGKLTVWGQQHDSSSLKPASARIYEVPSLTAGESVTIVKFLKTRPANAKITASIKAAEAWFNKVKITGYKYERANGDSKIIADSKAAPIWARFYEVGTDKPIFIGRDGVVRYKLSDIDKERRGGYAWYGNWPSKL
- a CDS encoding carbohydrate-binding protein encodes the protein MKFKLKKSINLLLACLTALPLMLSPTQVSAASDATINLSSEKQLIRGFGGINHPAWIGDLTAAQRETAFGNDQNQLGFSVLRIYVDPDRNNWSREVATAKRAIEKGAIVFASPWNPPSDMVETFNHNGDTNAKRLKYDKYTAYAQHLNDFVTYMKNNGVDLYAISVQNEPDYAHDWTWWTPQEILRFMKENAGSIQGTKVMAPESFQYLKNISDPILNDPQALANMDILGAHTYGTQIKDFAYPLFKQKGAGKELWMTEVYYPNSDSNSADRWPEALDVSYHMHSAMVEGDFQAYVWWYIRRQYGPMKEDGTISKRGYNMAHFSKFVRPGYLRVDATKNPDTNTFVSAYKGDNKVVIVAINRSTSATSQKFVLQNGNASTVSSWVTDSSRNLASGAPITLSNAAFTAQLPAQSVTTFVANFTGSGGGNTGSGTTYEAETGTTLSDAAIEMIYPGYTGSGYINFNALTNSGIQWNNINNTISGTKNVKFRYALESGTRNLDVFVNGTKVISNTPFSATGSWSTWGEKTIQVPMNSGTNTIKVVTTGTEGPNIDSIQVSAQ